The Couchioplanes caeruleus nucleotide sequence GTCAACGAGGTGCTGCTGCGGGACCTCGAAGTGCACGCGTTCATCACCTCGCAGGAGGAGGCGCGCCGGCTCGGCGCGATGGCCCTGTTCGGGGAGAAGTACGGCGACGAGGTCCGAGTGGTTGAAGTCGGCGACTACGCGCGTGAACTCTGCGGCGGTACGCACGTCGCCCGCTCCGGCCAGCTGGGGCTCGTGAAGATCCTCAACGAGTCGTCGATCGGCTCCGGCGTACGCCGGGTCGAGGCGCTCGTGGGCATCGACGCGTTCGGCTTCCTGGCCAAGGAGCACCTGCTCGTCAGCCGCCTCGCGGAGATGTTCCGGGTGCCGGCCGACCAGGTCGGCGACCGGGTCGAGCAGACCGTCACGGCGCTGCGCGACGCGGAGAAGGAGCTCGAGAAGATGCGCGCGCAGATGGTGCTCGGCGGTGCCGGTGCGCTCGCCGCGCAGGCTCGGGACCTGAGGGGCGTGGCGTTCGTCGGCACCGAGGCACCGGAGGGCGCGGCCACGAACGACGTGCGTACCCTTGCCCAGGAGATCCGCGGCAAGATCGACGCCGGGCGTCCGGCGGTGGTGGCGGTCGCGGCCCGCGCGAACGGCAAGGCGTCACTGATCGTAGCGGTCAACGCGACGGCGAAGGGTCGCGGCCTGTCCGCGGCGGACCTCGTCAAGGGCGCACTGTCCGGGCGGGGCGGCGGCAACGCCGACCTCGCGCAGGGCGGTGGCGTGCCCGCCGACCAGGTTCCCGCGCTGCTGGCCGCGGTGGAGAAGGCGGTCGGCGACGCCGCCTGAGAGGGAGGGTGGGCCGATGAGCGCACTGCCGCGGGGTAGGCGGCTGGGCGTTGATGTCGGTAAGGTGCGCGTCGGGGTCGCACTCAGTGACCCCGACGGGATCCTGGCCACCCCCCTGGTCACGGTGCCCCGTGACATGGCGGCGGCGCCCGACGCCGTCCCCGGCGACATTGCCGAGCTCGTCCGTCTCGTGGGGGAGCACGAGGCGGTGCAGATCGTGGTGGGCCTCCCGGTGCGTCTCAACGGCGCCGAGGGACCTGCCGCCATAGACATCCGTGGGTACGCTGAGCGGCTGGAACGGGCGGTCGGGCCGGTTCCGGTCGTCCTGACGGACGAGAGGATGTCGACCGTTGTCGCGACCCGTAGGCTCGCCGAGCGAGGAGTACGGGGCAAGCGGCAACGGGCGGTCGTCGACCAGGCGGCCGCGGTGGAGATCCTGCAGAGCTGGCTGGACGCACAGCGGAGGCAGACGAGATGATCGACGAGCTGGACCTGGCGTTCGACGAGCAGGCGGAGAAGGGTAAACCCCGGCACCGCCGGGGCCGAGGCGGCGGCAAAGGCGGCAAGGGCAAGTCCGCCGTCGCGTTCCTCATGGTCTTCATCCTGCTCGGCGTTCTCGGTGTCGGTGGTTACCTCGGCTACGAGAAGATCAAAGGCTTCTTCACCGCCGCGGACTACGACGGCTCCGGCACCGACCCGGTGCAGGTGTCGCTCGCCAAGGGCTCGCTGACCGAGATCGGCAACACGCTGGTGGACGCCGACGTGGTCAAGAGCACCGCCGCGTTCACCCAGGCGGCCGAGGACAACCCGCGCGGCAAGAACATCCAGCCGGGCACGTACAACCTGCGCAAGCAGATGTCCGCCAAGGACGCCGTGACGCTGCTGCTCGACCCGAAGGCCCGGGTGAGCAAGGGCGTGACGATCAAGGAGGGCCTGACCGCCCAGGAGATCTACGCGACGCTCTCCAAGGCGACCAAGGTGCCGGTGAAGGACTTCGAGACCGCCGCGAAGGATCCGCAGGCGCTCGGCGTCCCCGACTTCTGGTTCAACCGCCGCGACAACAAGAAGGCGTCCGGCACCATCGAGGGCTTCCTGTTCCCGGACACGTACGAGTTCGACCCGAAGGCCACGGCCGCGGACATGCTGCGGGTGATGGTCGGCAAGTTCATCGACACGACCACGGACATCGGCTTCGTGAAGACCGCCGAGGGCAAGCTGTCGGTGTCGCCGTACGAGGCGCTCATCGTCGCGTCGCTGTCGCAGGCCGAGTCCGGCACCGCCGAGGACCTGCCCAAGGTGGCCCGGGTCGCCTACAACCGGGCGTACAAGAAGAACATGCCGTTGCAGTTCGACGTGACGACCAACTACTGGCTGCAGCTGCAGGACAAGAGCCGCAAGCACTCGGGCAAGATGTCGGACGCCGAGCTGAAGGACCCGAAGAACCCGTACACCACGGAGTTGAAGGTGGGCCTGCCGCTCGGCCCGATCAACAACCCGGGCAAGGCCGCGCTGGAGGCCGCCGTGAAGCCGGCGGTCGGCGACTGGCTGTTCTTCGTCGCGATCGACCCGAAGACGAAGAAGTCGGCGTTCGCGGTGACCAACGCCGAGCACGACGCGAACATCCAGAAGGCGTGCCGGAACGGGGTCCCGCTCTGCTGACGCACGGTTCGGGCCCCCGGCGGGCCGCGGTGTGCGGCAAGCCCATCGGCCATTCGCTGTCGCCGGTCATCCACGCCGCGGGCTTCGCCGCGGCGGGGCTGTACGACTGGTCGTACACCGCCATCGAGTGCGCCGAGGCCGAGCTGCCCCAGCTCGTGGCCGGTCTGGGCGCCGAGTGGGCGGGTCTCTCGCTGACCATGCCGCTCAAGGAGGCGGCCCTGACGCTGGCCGCGGAGGCGTCGCCGGTCGCGCTCGCGACGGGCGCGGCCAACACTCTGGTACGGCGTCTCGACGGCACTTGGCACGCGGACAACACCGACGTACCGGGCATGGTCCGGGTCCTGAACGACGCGGGCCTGCCGACCGGCTCGGGTCCCGCCGTCGCGGTGCTGGGCGGTGGTGGCACGGCCCGCGCCGCCCTGGCAGCGGCCGCCCACCTGGGCGCGACCGAGGTGTCCGTCGTGACCCGCCGCCCCGAGGCCCGGGCGGAGCTCGCCCCGGCCGCCGCGGCGCTCGGCGTGACGATCCGCGGGGTGGACTGGGCGGACGCCGCCACGGTCTTCGCCGCCGACGCCGTCATCTCGACGGTCCCGAAGGGCGCCGCGGACCCTCTCGCCACCCAGGTCACCTGGCGCCCCGGCACGGTCCTCTTCGACGCCATCTACGACCCCTGGCCGACCCCGCTCGCCGAGGCGGCGCAGGCGCACGACGTCCGGGTCGTGTCCGGCCTCGACCTGCTGCTGGCCCAGGCGCTCGGCCAGTTCGAGCAGTTCACCGGCGTCCGGCCGGCCCCCGAGGCGGCGATGCGGGAGGCCCTCGTAGCCGCTGCCGGCGTCCGCTGAGAGGCGCACCCGGCGTCCACGCGCCGGCGTCCGCCGAGCGAGCGGCGGGCGTCCGCTGAGCGGGCAGCGGACGCCGGCAGAGCGGGCCGCCGGCCGGTGGGCGTCCGGCTGGCGGGACGGTGGTGGCCTGGCGGCGGAGCGGGACGCTCGCGTGCCAGACTGTGACCCGTGTTGCGTTGGCTGACCGCAGGTGAATCGCACGGCCCGGCGCTCGTCGCCATGATCGAGGGCGTGCCCGCCGGGGTGCGGGTGACGACCGAGGACATCGGCCGTGACCTGGCGCGCCGCCGGCTCGGCTACGGTCGCGGCGCCCGGATGAAGTTCGAGCAGGACGTCGTCGAGGTGATCGGCGGTATCCGGCACGGCCTCACGATCGGCAGCCCGGTGGCGATCCGTGTCGGCAACTCGGAGTGGCCGAAGTGGGAGACCGTGATGGCCGCCGACCCGGTCGACCCGGAGGAGCTGGCCGCCCAGGCGCGCAACGCCCCGCTGACCCGTCCGCGGCCTGGCCACGCCGACCTGGCCGGCATGCAGAAGTACGGGCACACCGACGCCCGGCCGATCCTCGAGCGCGCCAGCGCCCGGGAGACCGCCGCGCGCGTGGCCGTCGGCGTGGTGGCGAAGGCCCTGGTCAAGCAGGCGCTCGGCATCGACGTGGTGTCGCACGTCATCGAGCTCGGCTCGGTGGCCGCCAAGGCGGGGCTGGTGCCGACGCCGGACGACGCCGAGCGCATCGACGCGGACCCGCTGCGCTGCCTGGACCCGGAGGCGAGCGCGCGGATGGTGGCCGAGGTCGACGCGGCGAAGAAGGACGCGGACACCCTCGGTGGCATCGTCGAGGTGCTGGCCTACGGCGTACCCCCGGGTCTGGGGTCGCATGTGCAGTGGGACCGCAAGCTCGACGCCCGGCTGGCCACCGCCCTGATGTCGATCCAGTCGGTGAAGGGCGTGGAGATCGGCGACGGCTTCACCCAGGCCCGCTCGCGCGGCTCGGTCGCGCACGACGAGATCATCCCGACGCCGGAGGGCGTGCGGCGGGTCACCGACCGGGCCGGCGGCCTCGAGGGTGGCATCACCAACGGCGAACCGCTGCGGGTACGCGCCGCACTGAAGCCGATCTCCTCGCTGAACCGGGCCCTGCAGACCGTCGACGTCGTCACCGGTGAGCCCGCGACCGCCA carries:
- the ruvX gene encoding Holliday junction resolvase RuvX, with amino-acid sequence MSALPRGRRLGVDVGKVRVGVALSDPDGILATPLVTVPRDMAAAPDAVPGDIAELVRLVGEHEAVQIVVGLPVRLNGAEGPAAIDIRGYAERLERAVGPVPVVLTDERMSTVVATRRLAERGVRGKRQRAVVDQAAAVEILQSWLDAQRRQTR
- the mltG gene encoding endolytic transglycosylase MltG, with the translated sequence MIDELDLAFDEQAEKGKPRHRRGRGGGKGGKGKSAVAFLMVFILLGVLGVGGYLGYEKIKGFFTAADYDGSGTDPVQVSLAKGSLTEIGNTLVDADVVKSTAAFTQAAEDNPRGKNIQPGTYNLRKQMSAKDAVTLLLDPKARVSKGVTIKEGLTAQEIYATLSKATKVPVKDFETAAKDPQALGVPDFWFNRRDNKKASGTIEGFLFPDTYEFDPKATAADMLRVMVGKFIDTTTDIGFVKTAEGKLSVSPYEALIVASLSQAESGTAEDLPKVARVAYNRAYKKNMPLQFDVTTNYWLQLQDKSRKHSGKMSDAELKDPKNPYTTELKVGLPLGPINNPGKAALEAAVKPAVGDWLFFVAIDPKTKKSAFAVTNAEHDANIQKACRNGVPLC
- a CDS encoding shikimate dehydrogenase, giving the protein MTHGSGPRRAAVCGKPIGHSLSPVIHAAGFAAAGLYDWSYTAIECAEAELPQLVAGLGAEWAGLSLTMPLKEAALTLAAEASPVALATGAANTLVRRLDGTWHADNTDVPGMVRVLNDAGLPTGSGPAVAVLGGGGTARAALAAAAHLGATEVSVVTRRPEARAELAPAAAALGVTIRGVDWADAATVFAADAVISTVPKGAADPLATQVTWRPGTVLFDAIYDPWPTPLAEAAQAHDVRVVSGLDLLLAQALGQFEQFTGVRPAPEAAMREALVAAAGVR
- the aroC gene encoding chorismate synthase, producing MLRWLTAGESHGPALVAMIEGVPAGVRVTTEDIGRDLARRRLGYGRGARMKFEQDVVEVIGGIRHGLTIGSPVAIRVGNSEWPKWETVMAADPVDPEELAAQARNAPLTRPRPGHADLAGMQKYGHTDARPILERASARETAARVAVGVVAKALVKQALGIDVVSHVIELGSVAAKAGLVPTPDDAERIDADPLRCLDPEASARMVAEVDAAKKDADTLGGIVEVLAYGVPPGLGSHVQWDRKLDARLATALMSIQSVKGVEIGDGFTQARSRGSVAHDEIIPTPEGVRRVTDRAGGLEGGITNGEPLRVRAALKPISSLNRALQTVDVVTGEPATAINQRSDVCAVPAGAVVAEAMVALVLAEAATEKFGGDSVAEIRRNLAGYLDSLLIR